Sequence from the Cyanobacteriota bacterium genome:
TTTCGTAATTCTGCTGAACCGTACCTGTTTTGGCAAGCTGGATAACGCGATCGCCTACTTTCCCAAGGTGGAGCTACGAGAACAAGCCCCAGCTCTAATCTTGGCTGCCATCATTTTCTTCTTGGGTGTACAACCCACTTGGCTAGTGCGATGGAGTGAAGCTACAACGCGGTCAATGGTGGCTGCTGTTCCCTCGATCACTCAGCCTGCGATCGCCCAAATCACAACTCAGACATCGCCACGGTAGACATCACCATAGTCAGTGCCATGTATTGGCACCGTGGCAGTAACCGTTTGAATAGTTCATCCCTAATCCCATAGATAGCAACCGACAAATAACAACCTATGACAGTAGCAACCCTCTCTCAAACCCGCCTTCCACCCTCGACCCACGAATTCGCCGATGTGGTTCACCGTTTAGAAGCAGGTGGCTCAATGTTGCCCGATACGCCTGAAAACCTCATGCAAATCATCGGCATTTACAAAGCCTATGCTGTTCCCATGGATTTTTATTGGCGAGATTTGCTCTATATCGCCGAGCGGGTATTTCTGAATCCTTTACCTGCCTTCAAATATTTTCTGCCTAAAGAATACTTGGAGCTTCACAATCACTATGCTGGTGATGATGCTGACCTGCGGATTTGGCGAGGAGAAGCAACCGCTCATCCGGAGTTACTAGAGTTCATGGAAAAGGGTGAGTTAAAGCAGAAGTTGCCCAAGCTATTTCATCACCTGTGGCACGATCGCATCAATATGGAGTTTGCTGAAGAATGTATGCGGGCAATGCTCTGGCATCGGGGCATGGGTGGCCTGTTTGACCCTTACCTAGACAGTGATGAGTATAAAGCCAATGCTGATCGTGCCATTCGTGCATACTTCCAAGGCAATCCTCTGATGCTAGGGCTGTACAAGCTCTTCCCTGATATGTTCATCGAACAGGTACGCGAGATGTCGTACTACGCCAACCTGGGCCTATTCTGGGAAATTATGGCTCCAGTGTTCTTTGAAATGTCGGATCTCTACGACGAAGGCAAGCTGACAACTGTACCTGAGGCCATGAACTTCTTGGTGAACGGCATCTTTGCGATCGCAGGCCGACCCATTTACCATCATGTCTACATTCGGGGCGAGTGCTACGAAATCATTCCCAAATCCAAGGGCTTTATGTGGCTCTACGAAGCGGCCCTACCCTACGTAGAAGCAGTGTTTTATCGCACCTCTCCCTTCCGAGGCACTAAATCTTACAACGCCCAAGCTGGCCAAGTTCCTGCTGACCAGAAAGATTTCCACTATGGCATTCTCTATGCGGATGTGTTTCCTGTAGGGTCTGCTGGCATTCCCCCTACATTGCTGATGCAAGACATGCTGCACTTTTTGCCCCCTTACTTAGTGGACTATTACAAGCAGCATTGTCGTGGTGAAGATGACATGCTTGTGCAACTGGGTATTAGCTTCCAGCGCTCAATGTATAACGTTACGTCTGCTGTTATCCAAGCTCTGCGCACTGCCTTGCTGTATCCCCTTGATGACCCCAATCCTAGGCACTTGATGGCAAACCGTCGCTTTTTTGAGAGTCAACTCGATCGCTTCAAGCGTCCAGAAGCTCGTCTCCGGGCTATTCAAAGTCAAGACTATCGCTAGCCTGTCCGTCGCTTACATGTTAACCAACGATTCATGACCAAGATGAGGTAATCCTATGGCTGATATTGTCGATATTGCCGTGAGCGCCGACGGATTTAAAACATTGGTGACGGCTGTGCAGGCGGCTGGACTGGTGGAGACTTTAAAGAGTCCGGGGCCGTTTACGGTGTTTGCTCCCAATGACGAGGCATTTGCCAAGTTGCCCCCTGGCACTATCCAGACCTTGGTGCAAAATATTCCGCAACTGACGCGGATTCTGAAATACCATGTGGTTCCAGGTAGATTGCTGAAGGCTGACTTAGAAAAACTAGGGGTGGTTACCTCGGTCGAAGGTTCGCCGATTCCCATCGATACATCCGATGGCTTTGAGGTGAAAAATGCCACAGTGTTAGCTGCGGATATTGAAGCTGACAATGGGGTAATTCACGTGCTTGATCGGGTCATCTTGATGGGACAAGTCTGATTATTTCTCACTAAGACTGAATCTCGTAACTGGTTCGCCAGTGATGCTTGACCCAGTAAGGTTTAGCTATGCACAATTTACCCTAAGCTTCCATAGGAAGATGCTGAGTGGTGTAGTGATCGCACCGTAGTGATTACCGCCTCAGCCACTTGATTGATTTCTTCTAGGGTGTTGAAGCGCCCGATACCAAACCGTAGGGAAGCGAAGGCTAGGTTTGGCGATCGTCCTAATGCTAGCAGGACATGGGACGGCTCCGGTTTAGCAGAGGTGCAGGCTGAGCCAGAGGAAACAGCCACAATTGGTTGCAGACCCATCAAAAGTGCCTGTCCATCGACTCCCTCAATACTGATATTGAGATTGCCCGCCAACCGTTGCGTGGGGTGTCCATTTAGATAAACCCTAGGGAGAGCGGATGACGCTGAGAGAGCCGTGCTAATCTGTTGCCAGAGGCGATCGCGAAGGAATCTAATCCGTTCAGTTTCAGAGTCTAACTGACTGAGGGCTAGGGTCACTGCCTTGGCAAAGCCTACAATCTGGGGGGTATATAATGTGCCCGATCGTAGCCCCCGCTCATGCCCACCACCATGCAATTGGGCTGCTAGCTGCACTCTAGGGTTGCGCCGACGCACATACAGTGCTCCGATGCCCTTAGGGCCATAGACTTTGTGGGCAGTTAAGGACATTAGATCAATGTGCATAGCCTGCACATCCAAGGAAATTTTACCGATCGCTTGGGCAGCATCGGTATGAAAGAGCACTTGCCGATCATGGCATAGCGCTCCGATCGCTGCTAGTGGCTGGAGCACACCAATTTCATTATTGGCCGCCATTGCTGATACCAGAATTGTATCTGGACGGATTGCTTGCTCTAGTTGCGCCACATCTAGCAAGCCATCAGATTGCACAGGCAACACCGTCACCTCAAATCCCAAGGTTTCTAAGTAGCGACATGGATCCAACACCGCGTTGTGTTCTGTTGCCACGGTAATTAGGTGTCGCCCCTTACCCAGATAGGCTTCCGCTACCCCTTTAATGGCTAGGTTATTGGCTTCCGTAGCACCGCTAGTAAAAATTATCTCTTCAGGTTGACAGTGGATGGCCTCAGCTAATTGGGTACGGGCACGTTTGACCGCTGCTTCGGCTTCCCAGCCGTACTGATGGGTAACGCTTGCAGGGTTACCAAAGTAATCTAGAAAGTAGGGCACCATCGCCTCAAATACCTGGGGATCAAGGGGAGTAGTGCTGTGACAGTCTAGATAAATGGGGCGATGAGCCATAGGCCACGGCGAGGGACGATCGCTAAAACTGTCTCAAGAAGCGAAGATCACTGCTGTAAAGACGGCGAATATCATCTAACTGATAGAGCACCATTGCCAGCCGCTCTAGTCCCAGTCCAGCAGCAAAACCAGTATACACTTCTGGATCATAGCCTACAGCCTTCAACACGTTGGGATCCACCATACCGCAGCCCAGAACCTCTAGCCAGCGCCCACGCCACTGTACATCCACTTCCGCAGACGGCTCAGTAAAGGGAAAATAGCTAGCGCGAAAGCGAATAGGCAACTCGTCACCAAAAAGCTGAGACAAAAATACCTTGATGGTGCCCTTGAGATCAGTGAAGGTCAGGTTCTCATCCACTGCTAGGATTTCTAGTTGGTGAAAAACAGCAGTGTGCGTAGCATCAACCGTATCACGACGATAGCAGCGCCCAGCGGCAACAACCC
This genomic interval carries:
- a CDS encoding NAD(P)H-quinone oxidoreductase subunit D4 (catalyzes the transfer of electrons from NADH to ubiquinone; NdhD4 is possibly involved in a constitutive CO(2)-uptake system) → IRGLPMISALLVLGGMASAGIPGLMGFVSEFLVFQGSFSVFPIQTLLCVVGTALTAVYFVILLNRTCFGKLDNAIAYFPKVELREQAPALILAAIIFFLGVQPTWLVRWSEATTRSMVAAVPSITQPAIAQITTQTSPR
- a CDS encoding CO2 hydration protein; amino-acid sequence: MTVATLSQTRLPPSTHEFADVVHRLEAGGSMLPDTPENLMQIIGIYKAYAVPMDFYWRDLLYIAERVFLNPLPAFKYFLPKEYLELHNHYAGDDADLRIWRGEATAHPELLEFMEKGELKQKLPKLFHHLWHDRINMEFAEECMRAMLWHRGMGGLFDPYLDSDEYKANADRAIRAYFQGNPLMLGLYKLFPDMFIEQVREMSYYANLGLFWEIMAPVFFEMSDLYDEGKLTTVPEAMNFLVNGIFAIAGRPIYHHVYIRGECYEIIPKSKGFMWLYEAALPYVEAVFYRTSPFRGTKSYNAQAGQVPADQKDFHYGILYADVFPVGSAGIPPTLLMQDMLHFLPPYLVDYYKQHCRGEDDMLVQLGISFQRSMYNVTSAVIQALRTALLYPLDDPNPRHLMANRRFFESQLDRFKRPEARLRAIQSQDYR
- a CDS encoding fasciclin domain-containing protein; translated protein: MADIVDIAVSADGFKTLVTAVQAAGLVETLKSPGPFTVFAPNDEAFAKLPPGTIQTLVQNIPQLTRILKYHVVPGRLLKADLEKLGVVTSVEGSPIPIDTSDGFEVKNATVLAADIEADNGVIHVLDRVILMGQV
- a CDS encoding aminotransferase class V-fold PLP-dependent enzyme; this translates as MAHRPIYLDCHSTTPLDPQVFEAMVPYFLDYFGNPASVTHQYGWEAEAAVKRARTQLAEAIHCQPEEIIFTSGATEANNLAIKGVAEAYLGKGRHLITVATEHNAVLDPCRYLETLGFEVTVLPVQSDGLLDVAQLEQAIRPDTILVSAMAANNEIGVLQPLAAIGALCHDRQVLFHTDAAQAIGKISLDVQAMHIDLMSLTAHKVYGPKGIGALYVRRRNPRVQLAAQLHGGGHERGLRSGTLYTPQIVGFAKAVTLALSQLDSETERIRFLRDRLWQQISTALSASSALPRVYLNGHPTQRLAGNLNISIEGVDGQALLMGLQPIVAVSSGSACTSAKPEPSHVLLALGRSPNLAFASLRFGIGRFNTLEEINQVAEAVITTVRSLHHSASSYGSLG